In the genome of Quercus robur chromosome 3, dhQueRobu3.1, whole genome shotgun sequence, one region contains:
- the LOC126717605 gene encoding 20 kDa chaperonin, chloroplastic — MATAQLTASSMSTRNLPSFPGLRPSIVKVGPSVGHCRVGSVLSQRSFRGLVVKAATVVAPKYTSIKPLGDRVLVKIKTAEEKTDGGILLPTTAQTKPQGGEVVAIGEGKTVGKSKVDISVKTGTQVVYSKYAGTELDFNGSKHLILKDDDIVGILETDDVKDLKPLNDRVLIKVAEAEQKTAGGLLLTEAAKEKPSIGTVIAVGPGPLDEEGNRKPLSLTQGSTVMFSKYAGNDFKGKDGFDYIALRASDVMAVLS; from the exons ATGGCTACAGCTCAATTAACCGCATCCTCGATGTCAACAAGGAACTTGCCATCATTTCCAGGGCTTAGGCCTTCAATTGTGAAGGTTGGTCCTTCAGTGGGGCATTGCAGAGTAGGGAGTGTCCTTTCGCAGAGGTCGTTCCGGGGTCTGGTTGTCAAAGCTGCAACTGTGGTTGCTCCCAAG TACACTTCGATTAAGCCTTTGGGTGATAGAGTGTTGGTCAAGATCAAAACTGCAGAAGAAAAGACTGATGGTGGAATTTTACTTCCAACAACTGCTCAAACAAAGCCTCAAGGAGGTGAGGTGGTTGCTATAGGAGAGGGGAAGACAGTTGGGAAGAGCAAAGTGGACATCAGTGTGAAG ACTGGCACCCAAGTTGTGTATTCCAAGTATGCTGGGACTGAGCTGGACTTCAATGGTTCAAAGCATCTTATTTTGAAGGATGATGATATAGTTGGTATTCTTGAAACGGATGATGTCAAGGATCTCAAGCCCCTGAATGATAGAGTATTAATTAAG GTTGCTGAGGCTGAGCAAAAGACAGCTGGAGGTTTGTTGCTGACAGAGGCAGCAAAGGAGAAGCCTTCTATTGGGACG GTGATTGCAGTTGGACCAGGTCCTCTGGATGAAGAAGGCAACAGGAAACCATTATCCCTCACCCAAGGGAGCACAGTCATGTTCTCCAAGTATGCTGGGAATGACTTCAAGGGCAAAGACGGTTTTGATTATATTGCTTTGAGGGCTTCAGATGTTATGGCCGTTCTTTCTTAG
- the LOC126717606 gene encoding agamous-like MADS-box protein AGL61: MATMDMVIPKKTKKTQGRQKIEVKQLEGTKRQVTFSKRRAGLFKKASELCVLCGAEVAVMVITEKEKDKEKENEKGKGKTYCFGHPDVDTVVNRYLSENNNNNSNNYDDNSGFGDSLPVDANEFNRQYAEAEKVLEKEKRHLAEIEQKVKERGGELWWDEALDENMGLEEMHQYKWALQEVRKKVVDRVNEMRMNKSMSKSPVVVPSVDLRLGHVGLGPLGDGFVHPSNFQGGNNGGGGFFYSHGLGFGPFGQGQ, encoded by the coding sequence ATGGCAACCATGGACATGGTTATACcgaagaagacgaagaaaacCCAAGGCAGGCAAAAGATCGAGGTGAAGCAACTAGAAGGCACAAAAAGACAGGTCACCTTCTCAAAGCGACGTGCAGGGCTGTTCAAGAAAGCCAGCGAGCTTTGTGTGTTGTGTGGTGCTGAAGTTGCTGTAATGGTTATaactgagaaagagaaagacaaagagaaagaaaacgaGAAAGGGAAAGGGAAGACGTACTGTTTTGGCCACCCAGATGTTGACACCGTCGTCAACCGCTATCTCTCagaaaataacaacaacaacagcaataACTATGATGATAATAGCGGGTTTGGAGATTCGTTACCAGTGGATGCGAACGAGTTCAACAGGCAATATGCTGAGGCTGAGAAGGTGTTGGAGAAGGAGAAGCGGCACTTGGCGGAGATCGAGCAGAAGGTGAAGGAAAGAGGAGGAGAGTTATGGTGGGATGAAGCATTGGATGAGAACATGGGGTTAGAGGAGATGCATCAGTATAAGTGGGCTTTGCAAGAGGTGAGGAAGAAAGTGGTGGACAGAGTGAATGAGATGAGGATGAATAAGAGTATGAGTAAGAGTCCTGTAGTGGTGCCATCAGTGGATTTGAGGTTGGGACATGTTGGATTGGGCCCATTGGGGGATGGTTTTGTTCATCCCAGCAATTTTCAGGGTGGTaataatggtggtggtgggtttttttatAGTCATGGTCTTGGGTTTGGTCCGTTTGGACAGGGACAGTAG